A stretch of the Capsicum annuum cultivar UCD-10X-F1 chromosome 8, UCD10Xv1.1, whole genome shotgun sequence genome encodes the following:
- the LOC107840542 gene encoding uncharacterized protein LOC107840542 has translation MADIVKQILARPIQLADQATKAADEVCNFKADCMEIKAKTEKLAALLRQAARASNDLYERPTRRIIDDTEQVLDKALTLVIKCCARGLSRVFTIIPTAALKKTAQQLENSCGDVQWLLRVSTPADDRDDEYLGLPPIAANEPILCLIWEQIAILCTGSLEERSDAAASLVSLARDNERYGKLIIEEGGVAPLLKLAKEGRKEGQENAARAIGLLGRDPESVEQIVNAGVCSVFAKILKDGHMKIQVVVAWAISELAANHHKCQDHFAQANTIRLLVSHLAFETIQEHSKYAIAKKQQNMLIHTAAAMAQSNTSSTSKISDYGGKVDDNDNRTHSKIPHPVDKQPANQMHNLVESAMAMKSQVQNQANNPIAGQNQQQHRQNPNQQKNHHVGLTGTSIKGREFEDPATKADMKAMAARALRHLSAGNVSICSNITESRALLCFAVLLEKGPEEVQYHSAMALMEITGVAEQNSDLRRSAFKPTAPAAKAVVDQFLRIINQGDSELLCPSIKSIGHLARTFRATETRMIRPLVARLDDREPDVTREAAIALNKFASSDNFLRVDHCKAIIQAGGTKHLVPHVYFGEQMVQVPCLILLSYIAMHVPDSEALADDNAHIVLEWSTKQAHLMQDPIVEELVNKGRESMELYQSRGSRL, from the exons ATGGCGGACATAGTGAAACAAATTCTAGCACGGCCAATACAATTGGCAGACCAGGCAACAAAAGCGGCTGACGAGGTATGTAATTTCAAGGCTGATTGTATGGAGATCAAAGCCAAAACAGAGAAGCTTGCCGCGCTCCTAAGACAGGCAGCACGCGCGAGTAATGACTTGTACGAGCGTCCAACGCGTCGAATCATCGATGACACGGAACAGGTTTTGGACAAGGCACTCACCCTCGTAATCAAATGTTGTGCCAGGGGATTGAGTCGTGTTTTCACCATCATCCCTACTGCTGCATTGAAGAAAACGGCACAGCAGCTTGAGAATTCATGTGGTGATGTTCAATGGTTGTTACGTGTGTCGACTCCAGCGGATGACCGTGATGATGAGTATCTCGGGCTACCTCCTATTGCAGCTAATGAACCGATATTGTGTCTGATATGGGAACAGATTGCGATTTTGTGTACAGGGTCGTTGGAGGAACGTTCTGATGCGGCGGCCTCGCTTGTGTCGTTGGCTCGGGACAATGAGCGATATGGGAAGTTGATTATAGAAGAAGGCGGGGTTGCACCGTTGTTGAAATTGGCCAAAGAAGGACGAAAGGAGGGTCAGGAAAACGCGGCGAGGGCTATTGGCCTTCTTGGTCGAGACCCTGAAAGCGTTGAACAAATTGTGAATGCAGGTGTTTGCTCTGTGTTTGCCAAGATTCTAAAAGATGGGCATATGAAAATTCAGGTTGTAGTGGCTTGGGCAATTTCAGAACTGGCTGCTAATCACCACAAATGTCAAGATCATTTTGCTCAAGCAAATACTATTAGGTTATTGGTTAGTCATCTTGCTTTTGAGACAATTCAAGAACACAGTAAGTATGCTATTGCTAAAAAACAACAGAACATGTTGATACACACAGCTGCTGCGATGGCCCAATCTAATACTTCTAGTACTAGCAAAATCAGTGATTATGGAGGTAAGGTTGATGATAATGACAATAGAACTCATAGTAAAATTCCTCACCCTGTAGATAAACAACCAGCCAACCAAATGCATAATTTGGTTGAAAGTGCCATGGCAATGAAATCCCAGGTACAGAATCAGGCTAACAATCCTATTGCGGGTCAAAATCAGCAGCAACATCGACAAAACCCGAATCAGCAGAAGAATCACCATGTTGGATTGACAGGGACTAGCATTAAAGGGAGAGAATTTGAAGATCCTGCGACAAAAGCTGATATGAAAGCAATGGCTGCCAGAGCACTTAGACATCTTTCTGCAGGAAATGTTAGCATTTGTAGCAATATTACAGAATCCCGAGCTCTTTTATGCTTTGCTGTCTTGCTAGAGAAAGGCCCTGAAGAAGTACAATATCATTCAGCCATGGCGCTCATGGAAATCACAG GCGTTGCTGAGCAAAATTCTGACTTGAGACGTTCTGCTTTCAAGCCCACTGCACCTGCTGCCAAAGCCGTGGTTGATCAATTCTTGAGAATTATCAACCAGGGAGATTCAGAATTGCTCTGTCCAAGCATCAAATCTATAGGACATCTAGCCAGGACCTTTCGAGCAACAGAAACAAGAATGATTCGTCCATTGGTGGCTCGGTTAGATGATAGGGAACCAGATGTAACTAGGGAAGCTGCAATTGCACTCAACAAATTTGCTTCCTCTGATAATTTCCTCAGAGTCGATCACTGCAAGGCCATAATTCAGGCAGGAGGCACCAAGCACCTAGTACCACATGTTTACTTTGGTGAACAAATGGTTCAGGTTCCTTGTTTGATTCTCTTGAGTTACATAGCAATGCATGTGCCTGATAGTGAGGCATTAGCTGATGACAATGCACATATAGTTTTGGAGTGGTCTACAAAGCAGGCACACCTAATGCAAGATCCTATAGTTGAAGAACTAGTGAACAAAGGCAGAGAAAGCATGGAACTTTATCAGTCCAGAGGCTCACGGCTGTGA
- the LOC107840543 gene encoding glycine-rich protein 2-like translates to MAEESGQRAKGTVKWFNDQKGFGFITPDDGSEDLFVHQSGIRSEGFRSLAEGEAVEYEVENGSDGRTKAVDVTGPDGAAVSGGSRSGGGGGGRGGGGYGGGYGGGRGGSRGGYGGDSGYGGGYGGGSRYGGGGSGYGGGGGYGGGGGGCFKCGESGHFARDCSQGGGGGGGGGRYSGGGGGGGCYKCGEDGHFARECTSGGR, encoded by the coding sequence atGGCGGAAGAAAGTGGACAGAGGGCTAAGGGTACCGTGAAGTGGTTCAATGACCAGAAGGGTTTTGGGTTTATCACTCCTGATGATGGCAGCGAAGATCTGTTTGTTCATCAATCAGGTATCAGATCTGAGGGTTTTAGGAGTTTAGCTGAAGGTGAGGCTGTTGAGTACGAGGTTGAGAATGGTAGTGATGGACGTACTAAGGCTGTTGATGTTACTGGACCTGATGGTGCTGCTGTTTCTGGTGGGTCACGTAGCGGTGGAGGCGGAGGAGGCCGTGGTGGTGGTGGTTATGGTGGAGGATACGGTGGTGGCCGTGGGGGTAGCCGTGGTGGATATGGCGGTGACAGTGGGTATGGTGGTGGATACGGTGGAGGAAGCCGGTATGGTGGCGGTGGCAGTGGATATGGAGGAGGCGGTGGTTATGGCGGTGGCGGTGGTGGCTGCTTCAAGTGTGGTGAGAGTGGGCACTTCGCTAGGGACTGTAGCCAGGGTGGAGGCGGCGGAGGTGGCGGCGGGAGATATTCCGGCGGCGGAGGCGGCGGCGGCTGCTACAAGTGTGGTGAAGACGGGCACTTTGCTCGTGAATGCACCAGTGGTGGTCGCTGA
- the LOC107840544 gene encoding glycine-rich protein 2, translated as MAEEGGQRAKGTVKWFNDQKGFGFITPDDGSDDLFVHQSGIRSEGFRSLAEGESVEYEVENGSDGRTKAVDVTGPDGAAVSGGSRSGGGGGGRGGGGYGGDRGGSRGYGGGDSGYGGGSRYGGGGYGGGGGGYGGGGGGYGGGSGGGGGGCFKCGESGHFARDCSQSGGGGGGGRYSGGGGGGGCFKCGEDGHFARECTSGGR; from the coding sequence ATGGCGGAAGAAGGTGGACAGAGGGCTAAGGGAACTGTGAAGTGGTTCAATGACCAAAAGGGTTTTGGGTTCATCACTCCTGATGATGGAAGTGATGATCTGTTTGTTCATCAATCAGGCATCAGATCTGAGGGTTTTAGGAGTTTAGCTGAAGGTGAGTCTGTCGAGTATGAGGTTGAGAATGGTAGTGATGGACGTACTAAGGCTGTTGATGTTACTGGACCTGATGGTGCTGCTGTTTCTGGTGGGTCACGTAGCGGTGGAGGCGGAGGAGGCCGTGGTGGTGGTGGTTACGGTGGTGACCGAGGTGGTAGCCGTGGTTATGGTGGTGGTGACAGTGGGTATGGAGGTGGCAGTcgttatggtggtggtggttacGGGGGAGGCGGTGGCGGCTATGGAGGAGGTGGTGGTGGTTATGGTGGAGGCAGTGGTGGAGGAGGAGGTGGTTGTTTCAAGTGTGGCGAGTCTGGACACTTTGCCAGAGACTGCAGCCAGAGTGGCGGCGGCGGCGGTGGTGGTAGGTACTCCGGCGGTGGTGGTGGAGGCGGTTGCTTCAAGTGTGGTGAAGACGGGCACTTTGCTCGTGAATGCACTAGCGGTGGTCGTTGA